The Rubripirellula amarantea genome includes the window ACGGGCCCCGCGGCTTCTAGCAAGCGAGTACGGGTATCAAAATCGGACTCCGTGACCGCTGTGTCGCTCACGGGAGGGGTAGGCTGGGAAGCCGGGCTGGTCATGCATTGCCCTTTGAAAACGGTTTAAACAGTTGTTTAAAACAATCGTTTGAATTGGCCGATTTGTCAAGTCAGCCGTTTTACGCAAGTTTGCGTATCGCTTCGGGAAGAGCTTCGCACTCCAGTTCAAAAACGCGTGCGGCGAGCGTGTCCGCGGTATCCGTTTGCTCGACACGACAGCTCTTTTGCAACACGATCGGGCCGTTGTCGTATTCGTTGTCGACATAATGAACGGTACAACCACTGACCTGGACCCCGCGGTCGATTACGGCTTGGTGGACACGATGGCCGTACATTCCTTCGCCACCGAACGCCGGTAATAGCGAAGGGTGGATGTTGATGACTTTCCGCTCAAATGCCTTCGGGATCAGAACGTGTTTTAGGAAGCCTGCCATCACGACCAATTCGGCGCC containing:
- the purN gene encoding phosphoribosylglycinamide formyltransferase; protein product: MSKAHLPIAVFLSGSGRTLANLIHHRDKHDLPIDIKLVISSSGTVKGLNVAREAKIPTLVVRKSEHRDPYEYSHAMFDPCAGSGAELVVMAGFLKHVLIPKAFERKVINIHPSLLPAFGGEGMYGHRVHQAVIDRGVQVSGCTVHYVDNEYDNGPIVLQKSCRVEQTDTADTLAARVFELECEALPEAIRKLA